In the Haloferula helveola genome, one interval contains:
- a CDS encoding PEP-CTERM sorting domain-containing protein (PEP-CTERM proteins occur, often in large numbers, in the proteomes of bacteria that also encode an exosortase, a predicted intramembrane cysteine proteinase. The presence of a PEP-CTERM domain at a protein's C-terminus predicts cleavage within the sorting domain, followed by covalent anchoring to some some component of the (usually Gram-negative) cell surface. Many PEP-CTERM proteins exhibit an unusual sequence composition that includes large numbers of potential glycosylation sites. Expression of one such protein has been shown restore the ability of a bacterium to form floc, a type of biofilm.) gives MRTFHALLASVLATGGLGAAVVVTDNASVTPTIGLNDTGYTGATANRFGWDAGESLTQSFTVPSAGFIDAIYIAYNGFDDGETLTLDLSVNGNLIASGILLDGNNFSGDSGSDGNASPKYWMKFDLSTESVPVTAGSNNFSMTATADTGTSWAFAPMYSLNNDVYAGGTLSGSLFPGGNDDLGFAVTVVPEPASAVLVALAGLTLLCRRRQ, from the coding sequence ATGAGAACATTCCATGCACTCCTCGCATCCGTTCTTGCTACGGGTGGGCTCGGGGCCGCGGTCGTCGTGACGGACAACGCGTCAGTGACACCAACAATTGGCCTCAACGACACCGGCTACACCGGAGCCACGGCAAACCGCTTCGGCTGGGATGCGGGCGAGAGTTTGACGCAGTCGTTCACGGTCCCCAGTGCCGGGTTCATCGACGCGATCTACATTGCCTACAACGGTTTCGATGATGGCGAAACGCTGACGCTCGATTTGTCCGTCAACGGTAACTTGATCGCATCCGGGATTCTGCTCGACGGTAACAACTTCAGCGGAGACTCCGGCAGCGATGGAAACGCGAGTCCGAAATATTGGATGAAGTTCGACCTCTCCACCGAGAGTGTTCCGGTAACTGCCGGCTCGAACAACTTCAGCATGACGGCCACCGCCGACACGGGCACGAGCTGGGCATTCGCGCCGATGTATTCGTTGAACAACGACGTCTACGCCGGTGGCACGCTGTCGGGATCGCTGTTTCCAGGTGGGAACGATGATCTCGGGTTCGCGGTGACGGTCGTGCCCGAGCCGGCTTCGGCCGTTCTGGTTGCGCTCGCCGGTTTGACCCTTCTGTGTCGTCGGCGACAATGA
- the yidC gene encoding membrane protein insertase YidC produces the protein MYDRKTWIVLGICSVLLAVNLYFNHQTSKERAALAEKERLEAVEQGGGDSTGDTSQPDKPGILEEVDPDPEDVVEPTLHTLETPEIVFTLTTLGGGVKTAEFKNEKAVGEGDQNVVLNAGDNSAVGSISDGPDGLERVNYTYLEKESEPGKRVVFAARHPAGLIIKKSWSLVTTDEPGTDYLLDLQLDIENSKDSNAQIPLDRFSLYLGRAQPLHAGETRLSPAGFLWREDGDFHLTKSNKFRGGWFSDPKTLMVETAAEMEYAGVSSQFFATVLKPAEVTTGGIWAKSAEVRIEGVDDPVLAVRVGSLLPSGPLEPGARRALNYRLFMGPKENRMLSKMGDGFGDIMNYGWAIIGVFSWMLNYLLVYIHDGVDKISGAWSWGIAIVVVTLVVRSLMWPLYARSNRTMKRMAKLKPEMDRLKEKYPDDPTKVQQEVMGLYRKFGINPLGGCLPMLVQMPIFFGFYRMLQYAVELRGHGFLWVDDLSMPDTVATVAGFPINVLPIVMGLSSFLQMHMMPNTSADKTQQTIMKLMPIMFLVFCYNFAAALALYWTTSNLFSIFQTWLTQRMPEPELKERAGGKGKSFMERMAEAAEQQQKMKQARGRVVESGDDKPKKPRGPRTGG, from the coding sequence ATGTACGACCGCAAGACATGGATCGTTCTCGGCATCTGCAGCGTGCTGCTCGCCGTCAATCTGTACTTCAACCACCAGACGTCCAAGGAGCGCGCGGCGCTGGCCGAAAAGGAGCGGCTGGAGGCGGTTGAGCAAGGCGGTGGTGATTCGACCGGCGATACCTCGCAACCCGACAAGCCCGGCATTCTCGAGGAGGTCGACCCGGATCCGGAAGATGTCGTCGAGCCGACGCTCCACACACTCGAGACCCCCGAGATCGTCTTCACGCTCACGACCCTCGGCGGCGGTGTCAAAACGGCCGAGTTCAAGAACGAGAAGGCGGTCGGCGAAGGCGATCAGAATGTCGTGCTCAACGCCGGCGACAACAGTGCGGTCGGCTCCATCTCGGACGGGCCGGACGGACTTGAGCGGGTCAATTACACCTACCTCGAAAAGGAGTCGGAGCCCGGCAAGCGCGTGGTCTTCGCCGCGCGGCACCCGGCCGGTCTGATCATCAAGAAGTCGTGGTCGCTCGTCACCACCGACGAGCCCGGCACCGACTACCTGCTCGACCTGCAACTCGACATCGAGAACTCCAAGGACTCGAACGCGCAGATTCCGCTCGACCGTTTCAGTCTCTACCTCGGCAGGGCCCAACCGTTGCATGCCGGCGAAACACGCCTGTCGCCTGCCGGATTCCTTTGGCGTGAGGACGGTGATTTCCATCTGACGAAGTCGAACAAGTTCCGCGGCGGATGGTTCTCCGATCCGAAAACCCTCATGGTCGAAACGGCCGCGGAAATGGAGTACGCCGGCGTCTCGAGCCAGTTCTTCGCGACCGTGCTGAAGCCTGCCGAAGTGACGACCGGAGGGATCTGGGCGAAGTCGGCGGAAGTTCGCATCGAAGGCGTCGACGACCCGGTGCTGGCCGTGCGCGTCGGCTCCCTTCTGCCGAGTGGGCCGCTCGAGCCTGGTGCCCGCCGCGCCCTCAATTACCGACTGTTCATGGGACCGAAGGAGAACCGGATGCTCAGCAAGATGGGCGACGGTTTCGGCGACATCATGAACTACGGCTGGGCGATCATCGGGGTCTTCAGCTGGATGCTCAACTACCTGCTCGTCTATATCCACGACGGCGTCGACAAGATCTCGGGAGCATGGTCGTGGGGCATCGCGATCGTGGTCGTCACCCTGGTGGTGCGCTCCCTCATGTGGCCGCTTTACGCCCGCTCGAACCGCACGATGAAGCGGATGGCGAAGCTGAAGCCGGAGATGGACAGGCTGAAGGAGAAGTATCCCGACGACCCGACCAAGGTTCAGCAGGAAGTCATGGGGCTCTACCGCAAGTTCGGCATCAACCCGCTCGGCGGCTGTCTGCCGATGCTGGTGCAGATGCCGATCTTCTTCGGCTTCTACCGGATGCTCCAGTACGCGGTCGAACTCCGCGGCCATGGATTCCTGTGGGTCGATGACCTCTCGATGCCCGACACGGTCGCGACCGTCGCCGGATTCCCGATCAACGTGCTGCCGATCGTGATGGGCCTTTCGAGCTTCCTGCAGATGCACATGATGCCGAACACCTCGGCCGACAAGACTCAGCAGACGATCATGAAGCTGATGCCGATCATGTTCCTCGTCTTCTGTTACAACTTCGCGGCTGCCCTCGCGCTTTATTGGACGACCTCGAACTTGTTCTCGATCTTCCAGACGTGGCTGACCCAGCGCATGCCGGAGCCGGAGCTCAAGGAGCGTGCCGGTGGCAAGGGCAAGTCGTTCATGGAACGCATGGCCGAGGCCGCCGAGCAGCAGCAGAAAATGAAGCAGGCCCGCGGGCGTGTGGTCGAAAGCGGCGACGACAAGCCGAAGAAGCCGCGCGGCCCCCGCACCGGCGGCTGA
- the rnpA gene encoding ribonuclease P protein component, with the protein MRLSRKHSMTTRAEFSKVRTNGRAKAGRFVVLSTLEDPELERLMIGIITTRKVGKAHDRNRIRRRVRSILQRNGERIANPARYLVTIPRPGAASATFEELEKDWLKQAQRLAVIERTP; encoded by the coding sequence ATGCGCCTTTCGCGGAAGCACAGCATGACGACGCGGGCCGAGTTCTCCAAGGTCCGCACGAACGGTCGAGCGAAAGCCGGCCGTTTTGTCGTTTTGAGCACTCTGGAGGACCCGGAGCTGGAGCGCCTGATGATCGGGATCATCACGACCCGCAAGGTCGGCAAGGCCCATGACCGCAACCGGATCCGCCGGCGGGTCCGGTCGATCCTCCAGCGAAATGGCGAGCGGATCGCCAATCCGGCCCGCTATCTGGTCACGATCCCGCGCCCCGGCGCGGCCTCCGCGACCTTCGAGGAGCTGGAAAAGGACTGGCTGAAGCAGGCGCAGCGGCTGGCTGTCATCGAGCGGACCCCCTGA
- a CDS encoding transglycosylase domain-containing protein, with the protein MVKGEQSRRNKRKKKRFYKFKRFWLTLLLLGLITGGIAYVAAERYTREYRERAETYDLDKINEVEVPSIILGRDGGEIGRIFVQNRSVITVAEIPENFIDALRAGEDKRFYKHEGLDYIGIIRAAKDWVSEREAVSGASTITQQLARGAYALEAERHERGESGIERKLVEAFLAMRIEKRYSKPEILEFYLNRIYFGSGYYGIRSASLGYFGKEPKDLSDLECATIVGLIKNPTGLSPLNDKDACLVARNMVVKRMANLGAISEAEAARLAAKPIELNPKPLRRGTTHVYERIADEIRKLLGEEGLAAGGLVIRTSIDSRIQRTAESKLETALKKAEAHPGYKHPKHGEVAKGSEAAKEYLQGAVLMVDHNTGGVIAHVGGRDYAEVPFDVIELGRRPLGTAFHPILYSAALEAGMTPATPVEDEPMDNRAVMVGGREGILGEWGMETTTPRYEGNVTLRRALEASKIAASVRVANEVGLGKVVEQSRAFGLPMPEDVELLPRLALGWESASLKQAVRAYAAFARGGTTGPNRVWYVDSIRDADGTVRFERPPLKAETARAVSDATAFQVHSILQGGMQRGSAAGLLETLDEVPFNGAGKPGTTHDFSDNWFLGYNGRVTCGVWVGFLDAGRSIYEGAFARDLAMPVWAATMNAAGKDFGGRSIPQPISVVEAEVCRVSGELSTPYCYESVEEPGTGQLRSRPAGIREYFRKGTEKLPFCSVHSGSAPVNPGRGAVDLTTLAVIDTSPVRPKEPTLIGDDPYHSVHINAENAPKGRIRGGSTNVLDSFDLNDALDGVTLPPPRRLEISPE; encoded by the coding sequence ATGGTCAAAGGCGAACAATCCAGGCGGAACAAGCGGAAGAAGAAGCGCTTCTACAAGTTCAAACGCTTCTGGCTCACGCTCCTGCTGCTGGGGTTGATCACGGGCGGGATCGCCTATGTGGCCGCGGAACGCTACACCCGCGAGTATCGGGAGCGGGCCGAAACCTACGACCTCGACAAGATCAACGAGGTCGAGGTGCCGAGCATCATCCTCGGTCGCGACGGCGGTGAGATCGGGCGGATCTTCGTCCAGAACCGCAGCGTCATCACCGTGGCCGAGATCCCGGAGAACTTCATCGACGCCCTGAGGGCCGGCGAGGACAAGCGATTCTACAAGCATGAAGGTCTCGACTACATCGGGATCATCCGTGCGGCGAAGGATTGGGTGTCGGAACGTGAAGCCGTTTCGGGCGCATCCACGATCACGCAGCAGCTTGCCCGGGGTGCTTACGCCCTTGAGGCGGAGCGCCACGAGCGCGGCGAGTCCGGCATCGAGCGAAAGCTGGTCGAGGCCTTCCTGGCGATGCGGATCGAGAAGCGCTACTCCAAGCCGGAGATCCTCGAATTCTACCTCAACCGGATCTACTTCGGGAGCGGCTACTACGGGATCCGGTCGGCCTCCCTCGGATACTTCGGAAAGGAACCGAAGGATCTCAGCGATCTCGAGTGCGCGACGATTGTCGGGCTGATCAAGAATCCGACGGGTCTGTCGCCGCTCAATGACAAGGACGCCTGCCTCGTCGCCCGCAACATGGTGGTGAAGCGGATGGCCAATCTCGGCGCGATTTCGGAAGCCGAAGCGGCACGGCTCGCGGCGAAACCGATCGAGCTCAATCCGAAGCCGCTGCGCCGAGGTACTACCCATGTCTACGAGCGGATCGCCGACGAGATCCGGAAACTGCTGGGCGAGGAAGGACTCGCGGCAGGCGGCTTGGTGATCCGGACGTCGATCGACTCGCGCATCCAGCGGACCGCCGAGTCGAAGCTGGAGACGGCGCTCAAGAAGGCCGAGGCGCATCCGGGCTACAAGCATCCGAAGCACGGTGAGGTGGCGAAGGGTAGCGAGGCGGCGAAGGAGTATCTGCAAGGCGCGGTGCTGATGGTGGATCACAACACCGGTGGGGTGATCGCCCATGTCGGCGGCCGGGACTATGCGGAGGTGCCCTTCGACGTGATCGAGCTGGGCCGGCGGCCTCTGGGCACGGCATTTCACCCGATTCTCTACTCGGCGGCCCTTGAAGCCGGGATGACTCCGGCGACCCCGGTCGAGGACGAACCCATGGACAACCGGGCCGTGATGGTCGGCGGACGCGAGGGCATCCTCGGCGAGTGGGGGATGGAGACCACGACGCCCCGATATGAAGGGAACGTCACACTGCGGCGCGCGCTTGAGGCGTCGAAGATTGCTGCATCGGTCCGTGTTGCCAACGAGGTCGGTCTCGGCAAGGTGGTCGAGCAGTCCCGCGCCTTCGGCCTGCCGATGCCCGAGGATGTCGAACTCCTGCCACGCTTGGCGCTCGGCTGGGAATCGGCTTCCCTGAAGCAAGCGGTGCGTGCCTATGCCGCCTTCGCCCGCGGAGGGACGACCGGTCCGAACCGGGTTTGGTATGTCGACAGCATCCGCGATGCCGACGGGACGGTGCGATTCGAACGTCCGCCCCTGAAGGCGGAGACCGCACGCGCGGTGTCCGACGCGACGGCCTTCCAAGTCCACAGCATCCTGCAGGGCGGGATGCAGCGCGGAAGCGCGGCCGGTCTGCTCGAGACCCTTGATGAAGTCCCGTTCAACGGCGCCGGCAAGCCGGGCACGACGCACGATTTCTCGGACAACTGGTTTCTCGGCTACAACGGCCGCGTCACTTGCGGGGTTTGGGTCGGCTTCCTCGACGCCGGCCGTTCGATCTACGAGGGGGCTTTCGCCCGCGACCTCGCGATGCCGGTGTGGGCGGCGACGATGAATGCGGCCGGCAAGGACTTCGGGGGCCGCAGCATCCCGCAGCCGATCAGCGTGGTGGAGGCCGAGGTCTGCCGGGTGTCGGGCGAGCTCTCGACTCCGTATTGCTATGAGTCGGTCGAGGAACCCGGCACCGGCCAGCTGCGTTCCCGTCCGGCCGGCATCCGTGAATACTTCCGGAAGGGCACCGAGAAGCTGCCTTTCTGCTCGGTCCACTCGGGCTCCGCACCGGTCAACCCGGGCCGTGGTGCGGTCGATCTGACGACGCTGGCGGTGATCGACACCTCACCGGTCCGGCCGAAGGAACCGACCCTGATCGGCGACGACCCGTACCACAGCGTGCACATCAATGCGGAGAACGCGCCGAAGGGGCGGATCCGCGGTGGCAGCACGAACGTGCTGGATTCGTTCGACCTCAATGACGCCCTCGACGGCGTCACCCTGCCTCCCCCGAGGAGGCTGGAGATTTCCCCGGAATAG
- a CDS encoding LamG-like jellyroll fold domain-containing protein, with product MHQPGAADMTGMSPDGDELEARIRALVFEGAARRDELNDLLRSNEKARPIAAKVLFEEAALISELRLHNARHWAAVLEPPNATPARESATSKVRPRRNMFVTLAGLAAAIALAVLWIDRDPQQDAPPIEPTVSNEELPIGVMRLLEGDGLSAQAIPVMKGREIELESERARIDLNSGVVLSLSGPVRMKVEHQRAKLWSGQVVVEVPHDREAFTIETDQGRFTERATVFSVSEEPDQRSELAVLSGQVRAELTTAEGDVLGWRWVKRAEGAIIESDHVGIRVLRATELQHDGPIPPGDAALKVSAAYRAAVDASKPMLLWNFEEPPTNGTLPNPSDPDLAGLIRGECEFMNEAGARSLRLGRGDRSGWIDGNGPWRKQDPEPFTVELWARPDHIQWGHLFQLRVETDKDPLTGAPPRGQVVYFCMEFTDSGVFGATPGNPAVRAVFRSPATERADMLFPGGVNAALTSPDRYAPGRWYHLVARVGTQDITLFINGDVAARQTISRPDHGEQELHLRLGRLFDGKNKSRQFAGGIDEVALYDRALSDEEVLKHYLAASENGD from the coding sequence ATGCATCAACCGGGAGCTGCGGACATGACCGGGATGAGCCCAGATGGGGATGAGCTGGAGGCACGGATCAGGGCACTCGTCTTCGAGGGCGCGGCGCGCCGGGACGAACTGAATGATCTGTTGCGGTCCAACGAGAAGGCGCGGCCCATCGCCGCCAAGGTGTTGTTCGAAGAGGCGGCGCTGATCTCGGAGCTCCGGCTGCACAACGCCCGGCACTGGGCAGCGGTGCTCGAGCCTCCGAACGCCACACCGGCGAGGGAATCCGCAACTTCCAAGGTGCGGCCGCGACGCAACATGTTCGTCACGCTGGCCGGGCTCGCCGCCGCGATCGCTCTGGCGGTGCTGTGGATCGATCGTGATCCGCAGCAAGATGCTCCCCCGATCGAACCCACGGTTTCCAATGAGGAATTGCCGATCGGGGTGATGCGACTGCTGGAAGGAGATGGTCTGTCGGCTCAGGCAATCCCGGTGATGAAGGGGCGGGAAATCGAACTCGAGTCAGAACGTGCACGGATCGATCTGAACAGCGGGGTCGTGCTTTCCCTATCCGGTCCGGTCCGCATGAAGGTGGAACACCAGCGGGCGAAGCTGTGGAGCGGCCAAGTCGTGGTGGAAGTACCGCACGACCGCGAGGCGTTCACGATCGAAACGGATCAAGGACGCTTCACGGAGCGGGCAACGGTTTTCAGCGTGTCTGAGGAACCGGATCAGCGATCCGAGCTGGCTGTGCTCAGCGGGCAGGTAAGGGCGGAGTTGACCACGGCGGAGGGTGATGTTCTCGGCTGGCGATGGGTGAAACGTGCGGAAGGTGCCATCATCGAGAGCGACCACGTTGGTATCAGGGTGCTTCGCGCAACTGAGCTACAACACGACGGCCCCATTCCTCCCGGCGATGCCGCCCTGAAGGTCTCAGCAGCCTATCGTGCTGCCGTCGATGCCTCGAAACCCATGCTTCTGTGGAATTTCGAAGAGCCTCCGACGAACGGAACTCTTCCCAATCCGTCGGATCCGGACTTGGCGGGACTCATTCGTGGAGAATGCGAATTCATGAACGAAGCGGGAGCCCGGTCCCTTCGGCTCGGGAGAGGAGACCGGAGCGGATGGATCGATGGGAATGGCCCATGGCGGAAGCAGGATCCGGAACCTTTCACCGTCGAACTCTGGGCACGACCCGATCACATCCAATGGGGCCACCTTTTCCAACTGCGGGTCGAGACGGATAAGGACCCGTTGACGGGTGCTCCCCCGCGGGGCCAGGTCGTCTATTTCTGCATGGAATTCACGGATTCCGGGGTCTTCGGTGCAACCCCGGGCAACCCGGCGGTTCGCGCCGTTTTCAGGTCTCCTGCCACCGAGAGAGCGGACATGCTTTTTCCTGGAGGTGTGAACGCCGCGCTCACTTCCCCCGACCGATATGCTCCCGGCCGTTGGTATCATCTGGTGGCGCGCGTCGGCACCCAGGACATCACGCTGTTCATCAACGGGGATGTTGCCGCGCGGCAGACCATCAGTCGACCGGACCACGGTGAGCAGGAATTGCACCTCAGGTTGGGTCGCCTGTTCGATGGCAAGAACAAGAGTCGGCAGTTCGCGGGCGGGATCGACGAAGTCGCTCTCTACGACCGGGCACTGAGCGACGAGGAGGTGCTGAAGCACTATCTGGCCGCATCGGAGAACGGCGATTGA
- the yidD gene encoding membrane protein insertion efficiency factor YidD — MTFLIRLLIRFYQRFLNPVLKALAGPMAGCRYQPTCSNYFLQAVEIHGPWKGSWLGICRIFRCHPWGGHGYDPVPPPRGHGNPPTSD; from the coding sequence ATGACCTTCCTGATCCGCCTGCTGATCCGCTTCTACCAGCGGTTCCTCAACCCGGTGCTGAAAGCGCTCGCCGGGCCGATGGCGGGGTGCCGCTACCAGCCGACCTGCTCGAACTACTTCCTGCAGGCGGTCGAGATCCACGGACCATGGAAAGGATCATGGCTCGGGATCTGCCGGATTTTCCGCTGTCATCCGTGGGGTGGCCATGGTTATGACCCCGTCCCGCCGCCGCGGGGGCACGGCAATCCGCCGACATCCGACTGA
- a CDS encoding TonB-dependent receptor, with protein MNRAKQNTYDKVLELNLDPAIYGTFAEIGAGQETANWFFRASGTAGTVAKSISAYDMTMSDAIYGKSARYVSRQRLGQMLDHEFSLLVERLGSAREKETTFFSFCNTVRARGYRDSGECHGWLGLRFQLRPGDPPSEIFIHVRLLDDENVDQMEALGVVGVNFIHAAFRHRQHLERFATSLTENLAAGRVEVDMLKFAGHGYDFFDNRLCALQLVESGLTDATLFRPNGEVEQAADALYKRPILLLRGSFDPVTKLHLEMLEQARGSFNGSLQKDELDRTLELCEISMTNLLRGGSIDHVDFIDRADALQALGKTVLVSRCAEFHRIAAYLSRYTTCPVGIVLSIGLLNELFKPKWSENLPGGLLESFGRLFRNQVSLYVYPWRNRVTGEVVTADSFRAPEDASHLYRHFMETQRIRSIPYRDLDLLKYTGRDIQRLIREGDPEWKSYVPEVAHRAALHLQVGARLSEA; from the coding sequence ATGAACCGGGCGAAACAAAACACCTACGACAAGGTTCTGGAGCTCAATCTGGATCCGGCGATTTACGGGACTTTCGCCGAGATCGGTGCGGGACAGGAGACCGCCAACTGGTTCTTCCGGGCCTCGGGCACGGCGGGCACGGTCGCGAAGTCGATCTCGGCCTACGACATGACGATGAGCGACGCCATCTACGGCAAGAGCGCGCGTTATGTCTCCCGCCAGCGTCTCGGCCAGATGCTCGATCACGAGTTCTCACTGCTGGTGGAACGTCTCGGCTCGGCGCGTGAGAAGGAGACCACCTTCTTTTCCTTCTGCAACACCGTGCGGGCCCGCGGCTACCGCGACAGCGGTGAATGCCACGGCTGGCTGGGCCTGAGGTTCCAGCTCCGTCCCGGTGATCCGCCGTCGGAGATCTTCATCCACGTCCGGTTGCTCGACGACGAGAACGTCGACCAGATGGAGGCCCTCGGCGTGGTGGGTGTGAATTTCATCCATGCCGCCTTCCGGCACCGCCAGCACCTCGAGCGCTTCGCGACCTCGCTGACCGAGAACCTCGCCGCCGGCAGGGTCGAGGTGGACATGCTGAAGTTCGCCGGGCACGGCTACGACTTCTTCGACAACCGCCTGTGCGCCCTGCAGTTGGTCGAAAGCGGGCTGACGGACGCCACGCTGTTCCGCCCCAATGGCGAGGTCGAGCAGGCGGCCGACGCGCTCTACAAGCGACCGATCCTGCTGCTGCGCGGGAGCTTCGACCCGGTGACGAAACTCCATCTCGAGATGCTCGAGCAGGCCCGGGGCTCCTTCAACGGGTCGCTGCAGAAGGACGAGCTGGACCGGACGCTCGAGCTTTGCGAGATCTCGATGACCAATCTTCTGCGCGGCGGGAGCATCGATCATGTCGACTTCATCGACCGCGCCGACGCGCTGCAGGCGCTGGGCAAGACGGTGCTGGTCTCGCGCTGCGCCGAGTTCCACCGCATCGCCGCCTACTTGAGCCGCTACACGACCTGCCCGGTCGGGATCGTGCTCAGCATCGGCCTGCTCAACGAACTCTTCAAACCGAAGTGGTCGGAGAATCTCCCGGGTGGTTTGCTCGAGTCGTTCGGCCGGCTGTTCCGCAATCAAGTCTCGCTGTACGTCTACCCGTGGCGCAACCGCGTCACCGGCGAGGTTGTGACCGCCGATTCCTTCCGGGCTCCCGAGGATGCCAGCCACCTCTACCGGCATTTCATGGAGACCCAACGGATCCGCAGCATTCCCTATCGCGATCTCGATCTCCTGAAATACACGGGACGCGACATCCAGCGGCTGATCCGCGAGGGCGATCCGGAGTGGAAGTCGTACGTCCCGGAGGTCGCCCACCGCGCGGCGCTTCATCTGCAGGTCGGGGCGCGCCTCTCGGAGGCCTAG
- a CDS encoding sigma-70 family RNA polymerase sigma factor: MKSNQTRFVEALTECQEALRGYCYAQLSSWPDAEEVVQATNVKLWEKEADWDRARPFLPWALGVARITILSHFRDRQRDRLVFDEDVMTIMERHLLAAAEETPDRVQALRHCMGKMADEPREILKAHYVEGWNLAAIAESVNRSVSGIKSLLFRLRRELAGCINRELRT, translated from the coding sequence ATGAAAAGCAATCAGACCCGCTTTGTGGAGGCCCTGACGGAATGCCAGGAGGCACTCCGCGGTTACTGCTATGCCCAACTCTCCTCTTGGCCTGACGCCGAAGAGGTCGTGCAGGCGACGAACGTGAAGCTGTGGGAGAAGGAGGCCGACTGGGACCGGGCGCGGCCGTTCCTGCCCTGGGCTCTCGGCGTGGCGCGAATCACCATCCTCTCCCACTTTCGCGACCGGCAACGCGACCGGCTGGTATTTGACGAGGACGTGATGACGATCATGGAGAGACACCTGCTCGCCGCTGCGGAGGAAACCCCGGACCGGGTCCAAGCCCTGCGCCACTGCATGGGCAAGATGGCGGACGAGCCGCGCGAGATCCTCAAAGCGCACTATGTCGAAGGCTGGAACCTCGCGGCGATCGCGGAATCGGTGAACCGCAGCGTGAGCGGCATCAAGTCGCTGCTGTTCCGGTTGCGGCGCGAATTGGCTGGATGCATCAACCGGGAGCTGCGGACATGA
- a CDS encoding class I SAM-dependent methyltransferase: protein MMENESGACGTGRSGEYREAASEAIAGLAARIAEEIRENGPIGFDRFMGLALYDPAGGYYARRTGQVGREGDFFTSVSAGPLFGLLIARHLTQFWEDCGRPDRWRVLELGAHDGRLAEDILDHLPEDALAALEYAILEPLPKLAAAQAERLGDRVRIAGDAGDLEPLPGMLVANEVLDALPCRLVESDGSEWNELGVACEMVRGLRSASEEASRFTYQSLGPAAPLTESLPLRPAGYRTEVRDNFESFLKPLSGLVQRMLWFDYGFERDDYYADSRAEGTLRTFHKHRADDNPLQSPGELDITAHVDFTAFREAVEACGGQVIRFENQSRFLTEVGREWLLSLEGRTDPDALKLVRNFQTLTHPGQLGSRFHVMEARFD, encoded by the coding sequence ATGATGGAGAATGAAAGCGGCGCCTGCGGCACCGGCCGGTCAGGGGAATACCGGGAAGCCGCTTCCGAAGCAATAGCGGGCTTGGCGGCGAGGATTGCTGAGGAAATCCGGGAAAACGGCCCGATCGGCTTCGACCGGTTCATGGGGTTGGCGCTCTACGACCCGGCGGGCGGCTATTACGCGCGCCGCACCGGCCAGGTCGGCCGCGAGGGCGACTTTTTCACCAGCGTCAGCGCCGGGCCCCTGTTCGGCCTCCTGATCGCCCGCCACCTGACGCAATTCTGGGAAGACTGCGGCCGGCCGGACCGCTGGCGGGTCCTCGAACTCGGCGCCCACGACGGCCGATTGGCGGAGGATATTCTCGATCATCTGCCGGAAGACGCTCTGGCGGCGCTCGAATACGCGATCCTCGAGCCGCTGCCGAAGCTCGCCGCCGCCCAGGCCGAGCGGCTTGGCGACCGGGTCCGGATCGCGGGCGACGCCGGCGACCTCGAACCACTCCCCGGCATGCTTGTGGCCAATGAGGTCCTCGACGCCCTCCCCTGCCGGCTCGTCGAGTCCGACGGCTCGGAATGGAACGAGCTCGGTGTCGCCTGCGAGATGGTGCGCGGACTTCGGTCCGCATCCGAGGAGGCATCCCGCTTCACCTACCAATCGCTCGGTCCGGCGGCCCCCCTCACCGAATCCCTGCCACTCCGTCCTGCGGGCTACCGCACCGAAGTGCGCGACAATTTCGAATCCTTCCTCAAGCCACTCTCGGGCCTCGTGCAGCGAATGTTGTGGTTCGACTACGGATTCGAGCGCGACGACTACTACGCCGACTCCCGTGCCGAGGGCACCCTCCGCACCTTTCACAAGCACCGCGCCGACGATAACCCTCTCCAGTCACCCGGGGAGTTGGACATCACTGCCCATGTCGACTTCACCGCATTTCGCGAAGCCGTTGAAGCCTGTGGAGGCCAGGTGATCCGCTTCGAGAACCAGTCGCGCTTTCTGACCGAAGTCGGGCGCGAGTGGCTGCTGTCGCTCGAAGGCCGCACCGATCCCGACGCGCTCAAGCTGGTCCGGAATTTCCAGACCCTCACGCACCCCGGCCAACTCGGCAGCCGCTTCCATGTGATGGAAGCACGCTTCGATTGA